A window of Campylobacter ureolyticus contains these coding sequences:
- the serS gene encoding serine--tRNA ligase — translation MINLKLIETNFDEFNKKLIAKKVSKEALKELLAVYNDLKAKKLELENLRALQNTKSKEVGIKARNGEDITELKSELEENKQNIQKLQEIVNSIQENLDQKASHIPNIIDDDVPFGENENENVELKKVLEVPKFSFTPKPHYELGEKLGWLDFERGVKLSGSRFTAIKGYGARLNRALINYMIDFNQSRGFELVNVPFVVKPEILYGTGQLPKFEEDLYKINEDELYLIPTSEVPVTNLYNDEIINADILPIKMTCYSHCFRREAGSAGRDTRGMIRQHQFEKVELVSIAKADESDKVFEEMVSCASDLLASLGLPHRHMLLCSGDLGFSAAKTIDLEVWLPSQNCYREISSISNCRDFQARRAKIRYKDGKKNVLAHTLNGSSLAVGRTLIAIMENYQQNDGSIKIPEVLEKYI, via the coding sequence ATGATAAATTTAAAACTAATAGAAACAAATTTTGATGAGTTTAATAAAAAACTCATCGCAAAAAAAGTAAGTAAAGAGGCATTAAAAGAGCTTTTAGCTGTTTATAACGACTTAAAAGCAAAAAAACTTGAGTTGGAAAATCTTCGAGCACTTCAAAACACAAAAAGTAAAGAAGTTGGCATAAAAGCAAGAAATGGTGAAGATATAACTGAACTTAAAAGTGAGCTTGAAGAAAATAAACAAAATATTCAAAAATTGCAAGAGATAGTAAATTCTATTCAAGAAAATCTAGATCAAAAAGCATCTCACATCCCAAACATAATAGATGATGATGTGCCTTTTGGAGAGAATGAAAACGAAAATGTTGAACTTAAAAAAGTTTTAGAAGTTCCTAAATTTAGCTTTACTCCAAAACCTCATTATGAGCTTGGAGAAAAACTTGGTTGGCTTGATTTTGAACGTGGTGTAAAGCTTAGTGGAAGCCGCTTTACCGCCATTAAAGGTTATGGTGCAAGGCTAAATAGAGCTTTGATTAATTATATGATTGACTTTAACCAATCTCGTGGTTTTGAGCTTGTGAATGTCCCATTTGTTGTAAAGCCTGAAATTCTTTATGGCACAGGGCAGCTTCCAAAGTTTGAAGAAGATCTCTATAAAATAAACGAAGATGAACTTTATCTTATACCAACAAGTGAAGTTCCAGTCACAAATTTATATAACGACGAGATAATAAATGCAGATATTTTGCCAATCAAAATGACTTGCTATAGCCACTGCTTTAGGCGTGAAGCAGGAAGTGCTGGACGAGATACTAGGGGAATGATAAGACAACATCAATTTGAAAAAGTTGAGCTTGTTTCTATAGCTAAAGCTGATGAGAGCGATAAAGTATTTGAAGAGATGGTAAGCTGTGCAAGCGATCTTTTAGCTAGTCTTGGACTACCTCATCGTCATATGCTACTTTGTAGTGGTGATCTTGGTTTTAGCGCGGCAAAGACAATTGACCTAGAAGTTTGGCTACCATCTCAAAATTGCTATCGTGAAATTAGCTCTATTTCAAATTGTCGTGATTTTCAAGCTCGTCGTGCTAAAATTCGCTACAAAGATGGCAAAAAAAATGTTTTAGCGCATACTCTAAATGGCTCATCACTAGCAGTTGGTAGAACCTTAATTGCAATAATGGAAAATTATCAGCAAAATGATGGTTCTATAAAAATACCAGAAGTTTTGGAAAAATATATATAA
- a CDS encoding bile acid:sodium symporter family protein: MLKNISLFVSKQLAILVVLATLFSLYYPQVGSNLVKTSWVVYILGIIMFGMGLNVKASDFKELFIRPKFVLIGIGAQFIIMPLIAYILVKGFNLPLGLAIGVVLVGTCPGGTSSNVITYLSKGDVALSVGITSCTTLLAPFMTPILTKLLIGQSIDVNVIAMFLSVVKVVIVPIVLGILAHRFLPKIAGLLKDVLPMISTLGIVAIVIAVVSVSAEKIIANLGIIVLIIVCHNLFGYLFGFLVGKSVTKDMAKVKALSVEVGMQNSGLATSLALTHFATQPLAAVPGALFSVWHNISGGILASIYARIK, translated from the coding sequence ATGTTAAAAAATATAAGTTTGTTTGTTTCAAAACAACTGGCTATTTTAGTTGTACTTGCTACACTATTTTCATTGTATTATCCACAAGTTGGATCAAATTTAGTTAAAACATCATGGGTAGTTTATATTTTAGGCATTATAATGTTTGGTATGGGACTTAATGTAAAAGCAAGTGATTTTAAAGAGCTTTTTATAAGGCCAAAATTTGTTTTAATTGGTATTGGCGCACAGTTTATAATAATGCCATTAATTGCCTATATTTTGGTAAAAGGTTTTAATCTTCCACTTGGTCTTGCAATTGGTGTTGTTCTTGTTGGAACCTGTCCTGGCGGAACAAGTTCAAATGTTATTACATACTTAAGTAAAGGTGATGTGGCTCTATCTGTTGGAATTACAAGTTGCACGACACTATTGGCTCCTTTTATGACGCCTATTTTAACAAAATTATTAATTGGTCAAAGTATAGATGTAAACGTAATAGCTATGTTTTTAAGTGTTGTTAAGGTTGTGATTGTACCTATTGTGCTTGGAATTTTAGCACACAGATTTTTACCAAAAATAGCTGGACTTTTAAAAGATGTTTTACCTATGATCTCAACTCTTGGAATAGTGGCAATTGTTATAGCTGTAGTTAGTGTAAGCGCTGAAAAAATAATAGCAAATTTAGGAATTATAGTTTTAATAATTGTTTGTCATAATTTGTTTGGGTATCTGTTTGGCTTTTTAGTTGGCAAATCAGTTACAAAAGATATGGCAAAGGTAAAAGCTTTATCTGTTGAAGTAGGTATGCAAAACTCAGGTCTAGCAACATCTTTAGCTTTAACTCATTTTGCAACTCAACCACTTGCTGCAGTTCCTGGAGCACTGTTTAGTGTATGGCACAATATTTCAGGTGGAATACTAGCTTCTATTTATGCAAGAATTAAATAA
- a CDS encoding 2-isopropylmalate synthase gives MDNKIIIFDTTLRDGEQSPGASMNTEEKLRLALQLEKLGVDVIEAGFAAASPGDYEAIEKIAQSVNNINVCSLARAVEKDIKAAGMAINSAKNKRIHTFVATSPIHMEFKLKKTPKEVIKIAQNAVKYAKTFTDDVEFSCEDAGRSEISFLKEIVDAAIEAGATTINLPDTVGYRLPNEIYNFIKTMSDYVANKAIISVHNHNDLGLATANSLFGIMAGARQVECTINGIGERAGNAALEEIVMAIKTRKDEFSELYTDIVCKEIYKTSRLVSSITGMEPQANKSIVGKNAFLHESGIHQDGVLKHPETYEIIKASDIGLENDNIVLGKHSGRHAVKSKLETLGFDLSDNELNAAFERFKILADQKKDIFDDDLRALVTDEMIKIPEVFEVITLSSNSCNKGHSSASITIRRKDKVISDSALGNGSVDSIFKAVDRISNINGILKDYQVKAVSSGKDAMAKVTVKVQFEDKMVVLGNGLDVDTMLASAKAYVSALNSYLNLKK, from the coding sequence ATGGATAATAAAATAATTATATTTGATACTACACTAAGAGATGGCGAGCAAAGCCCAGGGGCTTCTATGAATACTGAAGAGAAGTTAAGATTAGCATTACAGCTTGAGAAATTAGGCGTAGATGTTATTGAAGCAGGTTTTGCTGCTGCAAGTCCAGGCGATTATGAAGCAATAGAAAAAATTGCTCAATCAGTTAATAATATAAATGTTTGTTCTTTGGCAAGAGCTGTCGAGAAAGATATAAAAGCAGCAGGTATGGCGATAAATTCAGCTAAAAATAAAAGAATTCATACATTTGTTGCCACAAGTCCAATTCATATGGAGTTTAAACTTAAAAAAACACCAAAAGAAGTTATAAAAATCGCACAAAATGCCGTAAAGTATGCTAAGACTTTCACAGACGATGTAGAATTTAGTTGTGAAGATGCAGGAAGAAGTGAAATAAGTTTTTTAAAAGAGATTGTTGATGCAGCTATTGAAGCAGGTGCAACTACTATAAATTTGCCAGATACTGTTGGATATAGACTTCCAAATGAAATTTATAATTTTATCAAAACAATGAGTGATTATGTTGCAAATAAAGCTATTATTTCGGTTCATAATCATAACGACTTAGGACTTGCTACTGCAAATAGCTTATTCGGAATAATGGCTGGAGCTAGACAAGTAGAGTGTACAATTAATGGAATTGGTGAAAGAGCTGGAAATGCTGCACTTGAAGAAATAGTAATGGCCATAAAAACAAGAAAAGATGAGTTTAGTGAACTTTATACAGACATAGTTTGCAAAGAAATTTATAAAACTAGTCGTTTAGTTTCTTCAATAACTGGAATGGAGCCACAAGCAAATAAATCAATTGTCGGTAAAAATGCATTTTTACATGAAAGTGGAATTCATCAAGATGGTGTTTTAAAGCATCCTGAAACCTATGAAATTATAAAAGCAAGCGACATTGGTCTTGAAAATGACAACATAGTGCTTGGAAAACACTCAGGAAGACACGCTGTAAAAAGTAAGCTTGAAACTCTTGGATTTGATTTAAGTGATAACGAGTTAAATGCAGCGTTTGAGAGATTTAAAATTTTAGCTGATCAAAAAAAAGATATTTTTGATGATGATTTGAGGGCTTTAGTAACTGATGAGATGATAAAAATACCTGAAGTTTTTGAAGTTATAACATTAAGTTCTAATTCATGTAACAAAGGGCACTCAAGTGCAAGCATTACCATAAGACGTAAAGACAAAGTAATAAGCGATTCAGCTCTTGGAAATGGATCTGTGGATTCTATTTTTAAAGCGGTTGATAGAATTTCAAATATTAACGGTATTTTAAAAGACTATCAAGTAAAAGCAGTAAGCAGTGGAAAAGATGCTATGGCAAAAGTAACTGTAAAAGTTCAGTTTGAAGATAAAATGGTTGTTTTGGGAAATGGGCTTGATGTTGATACTATGCTTGCTAGTGCAAAAGCTTATGTTTCTGCACTAAACAGCTATTTGAATTTAAAAAAATAA
- the ftsH gene encoding ATP-dependent zinc metalloprotease FtsH, with the protein MNNNLKNSNQNDQNNKNSNFFNQNPIIVFLIFAVLIIAVFRSMSPEIGMDGSKTTKNIPYSELKSLIVNKQISKVYIGQSTIKADGGNVLYTAKKVQDPNLTATLDENEIPYGAFNESNVLTDILFTWVIPIFIFFGIWMFLVSRMQKNVGGGILGIGSSKKLVNSEKPKVKFDDVAGVEEAKEEVQEIVDYLKSPDKYLRLGAKIPKGILLVGPPGTGKTLLARAVAGEADVPFFSISASSFIEMFVGVGASRVRDLFENAKKEAPSIVFIDEIDAIGKSRSSAPMGGNDEREQTLNQLLSEMDGFDADKSPVIVMAATNRPEILDPALLRPGRFDRQVLVDRPDFKGRMDILKIHMKDVKFADDIDIEEIARLTTGLAGADLENIVNEAALLAGRESKRAVEQDDLVEAVERSIAGLEKKSRRVNPKEKRIVAYHECGHALIAEVTKGAKKVTKVSIIPRGLSALGYTLNTPEENKFLMQYHELIAEVDVLLGGRAAEKVFIKEISTGASNDLERATDILKAMVSMYGMSEVAGLMVLEKQRNTFLGGQSVKDYSEKTAQKLDESIKEMLSKRFDEVVKTMEIYSGAIENMVAELYKSETIEGAKVREIISKFEEENNLVSRLSEVDEDDELKDIKEAKEKQSH; encoded by the coding sequence TTGAATAATAACTTAAAAAATAGTAACCAAAATGATCAAAACAATAAAAATAGCAATTTTTTTAACCAAAATCCTATAATTGTGTTTTTAATTTTTGCAGTTTTGATTATAGCGGTATTTAGATCTATGTCGCCAGAAATTGGTATGGACGGCTCAAAAACAACGAAGAATATTCCGTATTCTGAGCTTAAAAGCTTAATAGTCAATAAGCAAATTTCAAAAGTTTATATTGGTCAAAGCACTATAAAAGCAGATGGTGGAAATGTGCTTTATACTGCTAAAAAAGTGCAAGATCCAAATCTTACGGCTACGCTTGATGAAAATGAAATTCCTTATGGAGCTTTTAATGAGTCAAATGTTTTAACTGATATTTTATTTACTTGGGTTATACCGATTTTTATTTTCTTTGGAATTTGGATGTTTTTGGTAAGTAGAATGCAAAAAAATGTAGGTGGTGGAATTTTAGGAATTGGAAGTAGTAAAAAGCTTGTTAATTCTGAAAAACCAAAGGTAAAATTTGATGATGTTGCAGGCGTTGAAGAGGCAAAAGAAGAAGTTCAAGAAATTGTTGATTATTTAAAAAGTCCTGATAAATACTTGCGCCTTGGAGCAAAAATTCCAAAAGGAATTTTACTTGTAGGACCTCCAGGAACTGGTAAAACACTTTTAGCTAGAGCTGTTGCAGGGGAGGCCGATGTGCCATTTTTTAGTATTTCAGCATCAAGCTTTATAGAAATGTTTGTTGGGGTTGGAGCAAGTAGGGTAAGAGATTTATTTGAAAATGCTAAAAAAGAGGCACCTTCTATTGTCTTTATAGATGAAATTGATGCCATTGGAAAAAGTAGATCAAGTGCTCCAATGGGGGGAAATGATGAAAGGGAACAGACTTTAAATCAACTTTTATCTGAAATGGATGGATTTGATGCTGACAAATCTCCTGTTATTGTAATGGCTGCAACAAATAGACCTGAGATTTTAGATCCAGCACTTTTAAGACCTGGTAGATTTGACAGGCAAGTTTTAGTTGATAGACCAGATTTCAAAGGTAGAATGGATATTTTAAAAATTCATATGAAAGATGTAAAATTTGCTGATGATATTGATATCGAAGAGATTGCTAGACTTACAACAGGACTTGCTGGAGCTGATTTGGAAAATATTGTAAATGAAGCTGCTCTTTTAGCTGGACGTGAGTCTAAAAGAGCCGTTGAGCAAGATGATTTAGTTGAGGCAGTTGAAAGAAGTATAGCAGGACTAGAAAAAAAATCACGCCGAGTTAATCCAAAAGAAAAGAGAATCGTTGCTTATCACGAATGCGGACATGCCTTGATTGCAGAGGTTACAAAAGGGGCTAAAAAAGTTACAAAAGTTTCAATTATTCCAAGAGGGCTTTCGGCTTTAGGATATACTTTAAATACACCTGAAGAAAATAAATTTCTTATGCAATATCATGAACTAATTGCAGAAGTTGATGTTCTTTTGGGCGGGCGAGCTGCTGAAAAAGTATTTATAAAAGAGATTTCAACTGGTGCAAGTAATGATCTTGAAAGAGCAACTGATATTTTAAAAGCCATGGTTTCAATGTATGGAATGAGTGAAGTTGCAGGGCTTATGGTTTTAGAAAAACAAAGAAACACTTTCCTTGGTGGACAAAGCGTAAAAGATTATAGTGAAAAAACAGCTCAAAAGCTTGATGAAAGTATAAAAGAAATGCTTTCAAAAAGATTTGATGAGGTTGTAAAAACTATGGAGATTTATTCTGGTGCGATTGAAAATATGGTAGCCGAGCTTTATAAGTCAGAAACAATTGAGGGCGCTAAAGTTAGAGAAATAATCTCTAAATTCGAAGAAGAAAATAATCTTGTATCAAGGCTTTCAGAAGTTGATGAAGATGATGAGCTAAAAGATATAAAAGAGGCTAAAGAAAAACAAAGCCACTAA
- a CDS encoding 50S ribosomal protein L11 methyltransferase, with product MKEFYFELIVRSNALEFFKNFAFEIGVDAVEFKDDFFIIRDENQSSIDTLKFAFLEYRKSLEKALNVEIDLELKDEKKKNIDWIDEYKKGVQPIEVGEIYIHPSWEKPKDNKLNLMVDPALAFGSGHHESTNMCLSLIQKYKNGYKSALDVGCGSGILSIALSKLGIEVTACDTDAQAVLATKENALKNGVELFEIYTGSVTNTDKTYDVVVANIIADVILVLKNDLIKSLNKGGILILSGILEKYFDKIKKEFCQLELVESLQKNDWVSFVFKK from the coding sequence ATGAAAGAATTTTACTTTGAACTTATTGTTAGAAGCAATGCATTAGAATTTTTTAAAAATTTCGCTTTTGAAATTGGTGTTGATGCAGTTGAGTTTAAAGATGATTTTTTCATAATTCGCGATGAAAATCAAAGCTCTATAGATACTTTAAAATTTGCCTTTTTAGAGTATAGAAAAAGCCTTGAAAAAGCTCTAAATGTAGAAATAGATTTAGAATTAAAAGATGAAAAGAAAAAAAATATTGATTGGATAGATGAGTATAAAAAAGGTGTTCAGCCAATTGAGGTTGGTGAAATTTATATTCATCCAAGTTGGGAAAAACCAAAAGACAACAAATTAAATTTAATGGTTGATCCAGCACTTGCTTTTGGCTCTGGTCATCATGAAAGCACAAATATGTGTTTAAGCCTTATTCAAAAATATAAAAATGGCTATAAATCGGCTTTAGATGTTGGATGTGGAAGTGGGATTTTAAGTATAGCTTTGTCAAAATTAGGAATTGAAGTAACTGCTTGCGATACTGATGCTCAGGCAGTTTTAGCAACTAAAGAAAATGCTTTGAAAAATGGTGTAGAATTGTTTGAAATTTATACAGGAAGCGTTACAAACACAGATAAAACATACGATGTTGTTGTGGCAAATATCATCGCTGATGTCATTTTAGTGTTAAAAAATGATCTTATAAAGTCTTTAAATAAAGGTGGGATTTTAATTTTATCAGGAATTTTAGAAAAATATTTTGATAAAATTAAAAAAGAATTTTGTCAGCTCGAGCTAGTTGAGAGTTTGCAAAAAAATGATTGGGTAAGTTTTGTATTTAAAAAATAA
- the hisA gene encoding 1-(5-phosphoribosyl)-5-[(5-phosphoribosylamino)methylideneamino]imidazole-4-carboxamide isomerase, whose product MEIFPAIDLKEGYVVRLSKGNMNSAKIYSKNPSDEAKKFEDFGAKWLHIVDLDGAFAGRSINYRVIEEIVKSTNLKIQVGGGIRDEKAIKFYENLGVDRFILGSTALNDPELTKQLAKIYKIAVGIDAKNGFVAAHGWAKQSKVLAFDLAAIYKDSEVDAIICTDINKDGMLGGVNFDFTKEIALKSGKKTIASGGVSSIDDIVKAKKIDEIYGVIVGKAYYEGKINLEKAFKLS is encoded by the coding sequence ATGGAGATTTTTCCAGCAATTGATTTAAAAGAAGGCTACGTTGTAAGACTTAGCAAGGGCAATATGAATAGTGCAAAAATTTACTCTAAAAATCCAAGCGATGAGGCCAAAAAATTTGAAGATTTTGGTGCAAAATGGCTTCATATAGTTGATCTAGATGGAGCTTTTGCAGGAAGAAGTATAAATTATAGAGTTATTGAAGAAATAGTAAAATCAACAAATTTAAAAATACAAGTAGGTGGCGGCATAAGAGATGAAAAGGCAATTAAATTTTATGAGAATTTAGGAGTTGATAGATTTATATTAGGCTCAACTGCCTTAAATGATCCAGAACTTACAAAACAATTAGCTAAAATTTACAAAATTGCAGTTGGAATAGATGCAAAAAATGGGTTTGTAGCAGCACATGGCTGGGCAAAACAAAGCAAAGTTTTAGCTTTTGATTTAGCAGCTATTTATAAAGATAGTGAAGTTGATGCTATAATTTGTACTGATATAAATAAAGATGGAATGCTTGGTGGAGTAAATTTTGACTTTACCAAAGAAATAGCCTTAAAAAGTGGAAAAAAGACTATTGCAAGTGGTGGAGTTTCTAGCATTGATGACATTGTAAAAGCGAAAAAAATAGATGAAATTTATGGAGTAATTGTCGGAAAAGCATATTACGAAGGTAAAATAAATTTAGAAAAAGCTTTTAAACTAAGCTAA
- a CDS encoding PDC sensor domain-containing protein: MIIREIEEFKLTKSKIKAYLSYIFSQNLPNFSEDIDEEKILKSCKDISDELMGYDTFYILDKNGYQISDNLVFSANGVKNTFKGEDKSTKSYYKKAVKEKRAYLCEPYPGTFDSKLKVTMAVPIYSQDKELLYVVCCDILLEDILKLINPSSVDSVFGKISRLSYFIISMTLFCVAGILFYFGVKSIIVTNFSLNDTSKIFESTILLTLSLAILDLIKAYFEEEILGRHEKNSTNSKTMIKFLSSIIIALAIEALMLVFKFAMTSPDEIIYPICLIVAIAFLVASLGLYIYITKKAIFQK, from the coding sequence TTGATAATTAGAGAAATTGAAGAATTTAAACTAACAAAGTCTAAAATAAAAGCTTATCTTAGTTATATTTTCAGTCAAAATTTACCAAATTTTAGTGAAGATATAGATGAAGAAAAAATCTTAAAAAGTTGTAAAGATATCTCAGATGAACTTATGGGATATGATACTTTTTATATTTTAGATAAAAATGGCTATCAAATCAGTGATAATTTAGTTTTTTCTGCTAATGGTGTAAAAAACACTTTTAAAGGTGAAGATAAAAGCACTAAGTCATATTATAAAAAAGCTGTAAAAGAAAAAAGAGCTTATCTTTGTGAGCCATATCCTGGCACTTTTGATAGCAAGCTTAAAGTCACTATGGCAGTTCCTATTTATTCGCAAGATAAAGAGCTTTTATATGTTGTTTGTTGTGATATTTTGCTTGAGGATATTTTAAAGCTTATAAATCCAAGTTCTGTTGATAGTGTTTTTGGTAAGATTTCAAGACTTTCATACTTTATTATAAGTATGACACTTTTTTGTGTAGCGGGAATTTTATTTTATTTTGGTGTAAAAAGTATAATTGTTACAAATTTTAGCTTAAACGATACATCAAAAATATTTGAATCAACGATTTTGTTAACTCTTTCTTTGGCTATATTGGACCTTATAAAAGCATATTTTGAGGAAGAAATTTTAGGAAGACATGAAAAAAATAGCACAAATTCAAAAACTATGATAAAGTTTTTATCATCAATTATTATAGCTCTTGCAATTGAGGCTTTGATGCTTGTGTTTAAATTTGCCATGACTTCACCAGATGAAATTATTTATCCAATATGTTTGATAGTGGCAATCGCATTTTTAGTAGCTTCTTTGGGATTATATATTTATATAACCAAAAAAGCTATTTTTCAAAAATAA
- the pglF gene encoding UDP-N-acetylglucosamine 4,6-dehydratase (configuration-retaining), whose protein sequence is MTNFLKPTKLKRFLFFLIADFFISVFSTIWAFYLRFSGDMPEVFQKGLLLSCLFLAVFKIFYLWSFKIYLVPWRFFGLYEAKKIFLAHLLAALSFLILFLLLDDVFNPFPRSVIIIDAAISYILISGFRIIKRMLLDSSKKSHQNEPCVVIGATKKAVHIIKGIKEGYINYYAVGVYDERKELVGTSFESFSVRDKSKLKDDIKKQNIKTAIIALRLEQDELNKLHNELIDFGIRDVKVFSLLEKESIRDISIEDLLARKPKDLNDDIVKDFMFEKVVLVTGAGGTIGSEICKQCLKFGVKRLIMLDHSEFNLYKINEITKSNKKNVLKLLSVINLKDIEDEVFKEFDIDIVIHAAAYKHVPLCEFNIKSAVKNNILGTKNMIDLSNKYNVKRFVLISTDKAVRPTSIMGTTKRICELYALNQNSKTEFVAVRFGNVLGSSGSVIPKFKEQIKNGENLTVTHPDIVRYFMLVSEACQLVLQAASIAKGGELFVLDMGKQVKIADLAKKMLELANRTDLKVVFTGLRPGEKLYEELLIDENDKQTKFESIFVTNSQKYDLNLLNLQINELLNLDEKDIESKLCEIVPEFSHALNKKD, encoded by the coding sequence ATGACTAATTTTTTAAAACCAACTAAGTTAAAAAGATTTTTATTTTTTTTAATAGCTGATTTTTTTATCTCAGTTTTTTCAACTATTTGGGCATTTTATCTTCGTTTTAGTGGAGATATGCCCGAAGTTTTTCAAAAAGGACTTTTATTAAGCTGCCTTTTTTTAGCTGTTTTTAAGATATTCTATCTTTGGAGTTTTAAAATTTATCTTGTTCCATGGCGTTTTTTTGGACTCTATGAAGCTAAAAAAATATTCTTAGCTCATCTTTTGGCCGCTTTATCATTTTTGATTCTATTTTTATTGCTTGATGATGTCTTTAATCCTTTTCCAAGAAGTGTCATCATAATTGATGCAGCGATATCATATATTTTAATAAGCGGATTTAGAATTATAAAAAGAATGCTTTTAGATAGTTCTAAAAAATCTCACCAAAACGAACCTTGCGTTGTGATTGGTGCTACAAAAAAAGCAGTTCATATTATAAAAGGGATAAAAGAAGGATACATAAATTATTACGCAGTTGGTGTTTATGATGAGAGAAAAGAGCTTGTTGGTACATCTTTTGAAAGCTTTAGTGTGAGGGATAAATCAAAACTTAAAGATGATATTAAAAAACAAAATATAAAAACTGCAATTATTGCTTTAAGGCTTGAGCAAGACGAGCTTAATAAGCTTCATAATGAACTTATAGATTTTGGCATAAGGGATGTTAAAGTTTTTTCATTGCTTGAAAAAGAGAGCATTAGAGATATTTCTATTGAGGATCTGCTTGCTAGAAAACCAAAAGATTTAAATGATGATATTGTAAAAGATTTTATGTTTGAAAAGGTAGTTTTGGTAACAGGAGCTGGTGGAACAATTGGTAGTGAAATTTGCAAACAGTGTTTAAAATTTGGCGTAAAGCGTCTTATTATGCTTGATCACAGTGAATTTAACCTTTATAAAATAAATGAAATCACCAAAAGTAATAAAAAAAATGTTTTAAAGCTTTTAAGTGTTATTAATTTAAAAGATATTGAAGATGAGGTTTTTAAAGAGTTTGATATTGATATTGTTATTCATGCAGCAGCCTATAAGCATGTGCCTCTTTGTGAGTTTAACATAAAATCAGCCGTTAAAAACAATATTCTTGGTACAAAAAATATGATAGATTTAAGTAATAAATATAATGTCAAGCGATTTGTTTTAATTTCAACAGATAAAGCCGTTCGTCCAACAAGTATAATGGGTACAACAAAGCGAATTTGTGAGCTTTATGCGCTAAATCAAAACTCAAAAACAGAATTTGTTGCAGTAAGATTTGGTAATGTTTTGGGAAGCAGTGGAAGTGTGATACCAAAATTCAAAGAACAAATTAAAAATGGTGAGAATTTAACTGTAACCCATCCTGATATAGTAAGATATTTTATGCTTGTAAGCGAGGCTTGTCAGCTTGTACTTCAAGCTGCAAGTATTGCAAAAGGTGGTGAGCTTTTTGTTTTAGATATGGGAAAACAGGTTAAAATAGCCGATCTTGCTAAAAAGATGCTTGAACTTGCAAACAGAACTGATCTAAAGGTTGTATTCACAGGTCTTAGACCTGGTGAAAAACTCTATGAAGAGCTTTTAATTGATGAAAATGACAAGCAGACTAAATTCGAATCTATTTTTGTAACAAATTCTCAAAAATATGACCTAAATTTATTGAATTTACAAATTAATGAACTTTTAAATTTAGATGAAAAAGATATAGAGTCTAAACTTTGCGAAATAGTTCCTGAATTTTCTCACGCACTTAATAAAAAGGATTAG